Genomic segment of Eschrichtius robustus isolate mEscRob2 chromosome 7, mEscRob2.pri, whole genome shotgun sequence:
GTCCCAGGGCCCGTGGATGAAACACAAACGAACGTTTTATTGATTTGCTTTAACACTACAGAACTCCTGGGCTGGGTGAAGGCGCTGGGTAGAAGCTTGTTTTGGATAAATCACAACCGTTGCAAGTGAGCTGGCGTCCACGTGCCGAATCTGTGTCCTTGACAGTACCGTCAGGGTCTGTGTCAAGCTGTGGTCGCTCTGCTCTGGCCGGCCCACGGTGATTCTGTGCAGCGGGGTTTCAGCTGTTGGTCACTCAGGAGGCCTTTGGAAATGACCGCTCCGGTCCCTAAGCAATAAAATCGATCGTGGTGAAAATATCCCGTCTGCTTTGCATTTCCTCCTCCCGTGCTCCGGGCCCTTTGTAGCCTGCAGTGCAGGCAGGCTACGCTCCTCGGCAATCCTGGACTCCATTCTGTCGGATACTGTTACAGAACTGAGCTATGGCGTGAGAGCAGAGAGATCATCTTTTGGATTTTTACTGCAGAGGTAACTACTGGGATTTACCCctcagcattttttaaatgagattacaTAAATGCATTGCTTTCCTCAAAACTTTAAAACTGGAAATTCCTTTGCTCTTAACTTGAGCTGAAAGAATAGTTCACTCacacaaattttgaaaaaaaattaatgctccCTTAGAAAGAAAACCAGCCAGTGAAaaagtctgtttttttaaattgatacagccatgtggcaaaaaaaacccaaaaaacaaaacttcagcCTTTTACATTTCTCTTTAACATTTTCAATAATGCCTTCCAAGAGAAATCTTACAGTAATACAACCCTttatatattcaatttttaaaattaacacaacagtTACGCAACCACGTGGAGCGTCCAGAGTCTGAGCAGATGGGGTGGTCTTCTGTGAACCAGAGCAGACTCAGGCTGCTGTTAACTGGAATCCTGGCCCTTGGATTCCGGGGGGTGAGGAACAGGCCAGAGGGAGGAGGGCTTCCCGGGCCTCcgcggggctggggggctgggtcGGGCTGGCCGATCCAGGGAGGTGCCGGGTGGAGGACAGAGCTGCCCAGGAGGAGGACAAAGTCCAAGCACCGGCCAGATGTGCTTCCCCGCATCCCAGGGTCAAACGGGCAAAGAAAAACTCCAGGGCCCCTGAGAGAACTGATGCCGCCGGGGCAGCAAAATTATTTTGGATTTCTCTTTGTAGTCCCAGTTTGAGTTAAACCCTGCTTTCTACCgatgaaaaaaatctattaaacgGCAGCAGAAGGGCTATGGTGCTGATGAATTTAAAACCTGATTTATTTCACCCAATGTGAGTTCAGTGCTACTTCAAATTATGTAGCTACTAAGGCTGGGCATGTTTCAGCCTACGTAATCAGAGCAAAGCACATAGGCAGGAGCTAGGGCCCAGCGGCgcccctcaccgcccccccccccacaccaaaggggaaaggtaccACTCCGGGTGGGGCAGGAGCGGGGCAGGAGCGAGGGTTCACCTGCCCTTTCCGGCAACCCCAAATGTGTTTAAATCTGCCCAACCCTCATCCACCTAAGCCAGCAAAACAGCGGGCCTCCAGAGCCCTGGGGAGGGCGCCCTGGGCTGGGGCCGGTGGAGTTGGGGGGAGGGACGGGGACAAGGGGTCCTACCTGCTGCCCCGCGCGCGCCACAGCTGCCTGCGCCGGAggagcagccgccgccgccgccgagcgCCCAGCGCCCCGCTCCATCCCCCCGCCGTCGGCTCCGCTCCAGCTCGCTGAGTCCTGGCTCTTCGCGGCCCCCGGGCGGCCCGAGGTTCTCGGACGGGGCCGCCTTCCCCGTGCCGGGCCTCGCGGTGCCCTCGGTCCTGCGAGCTGCTGCCGCCCGGGCAACCTGGGGCGCGAGGCGACCGGGACTCCATCACGCCCCGATTCCGAGCCGGACCCGCGCCGGACCCAGGCGCCCCTCCGGCAGAAGGCGCGGACCCCGCGGCATTGAAGACTGGACAGGGGACCCGGGACAGCGGGCCCGGCAGAGGCAGAGGGCCGCGCCACCGCGCAGGGCGTCTCGCCCGCGGTTTTCGATAAGGAAGAAACACGCGGTGCAGCCTCGGGAGCCACGGCTCCGACGGGGACGTGTTAAATAATTTATTGATTATACAAAGTGATTCCTCTCAGGACGCGCGGCAGCGGCGGTCCCGATCCCGCGCCCACGCCGAGGACAGGGACGCGGGCGCTCTGGGGTCTCCGCACGCCGAGCCCGAGCCAGGCCGCTTTATAACTTAttctgtaaaaatatatatacacactccgGCGCGGGCGGCTGGCGAGGGGCGCCGGCCCGCGTCCCGTACCCTGGTTGTCCGGCCTCGCCGCCGCGTCCTCACGAGGCGtcccccgcgccgccgccgcacGGGCTGACCAGCGCCAAGTTCGAGGGTTTGTGCTTCTTGAGCAGCCGCGTGATCTTCTCGTCGTCCGAGTTGGGGTCTAGGGGCCGGTTGTACTCGTCGTCGTCCTCCGCGTCCGAGCCGCCCACCTTCAGCTTCTCTGCGTCCGAGTCCTGCTTCTTCTTGGCCGACGCCATCTCCGCGGCGTGCCGCTTGCGCCACTTTGTCCGCCGGTTCTGGAACCACACCTGGGGTGGAGGGTGCCCATCAGGCGGCGCCTCCCGAAGCACCCGGCCCGCGGCAGCTTGGCCCCTCGGCGGCCCGACCGGAGACGCCGCCGGCCGCGGAGGGACGCCCGAGGCCACCCCTCTGCCCGGGCCCGGCCGCGGGGCTGGGCGCCCCAGGGACCGGGGCCAAGGCCGGCGGCAGCTCGCAGGCCGTTCGCAGGACGCGGGGGAGCGGGTGGGCCTCGGCGCAGCGGGACCCGCGGGGGGCCGCCCGGGCCGCAGCCGCCTCACCTTGACTTGGCTCTCGGTCATGCCCAGGGAGTAGGCGAGGCGCGCGCGCTCCGGCCCCGCCAGGTACTTGGTCTGCTCGAAAGTCTTCTCCAGCGCGAAGATCTGCTGGCCCGAGAAGGTCGGCCGCGAGTGCTTCTTCTTGCCGTCCTTGTCCATGACCCCGCTGGCCTGGGCTGCAAAGGAGGGCGGGTGAGCGCGGCCGGCGGCCCcgcgcccccgcccgccccgccgccccaCGCCGAATCCGCGCGTGGGCCACTTACCCGGGCCGGCCAGGCGCGGGTCCCTCCAGGGCGAGCCCTGCACCACGCCGGGCCAGAAGATTGGCGGGCGCCCGGGCAGCTCGGCCAGAGGCTTGGGGTAGCCGCGCGCCACGGCGGCCGCGGGCCCGAAGTAGACGCCGGCCGACGAGGCGAGCCCATTGAGACGGGGCAGGCCGCCCAGGAGGCCGCCGCCCGTCGCGCCCACGGGCCGCCCCAGGATGTCGCTGATGCCGTGCGGGGTGCCGAGCGGCAGCTGCGCGCCCAGGCCGCCCAGCGCGGGCGCCTTGAAGCCGGCCGGGCCCTGCAGCGCGTACGGGAACAGCGACGTCTTCATCTCGGCCATGTTGTGTAGCGCGGCCAGCGGCGCGCTGCTCAGCACGAACGCGCCCGGGCGGTTAGCGTCCatgggcgccgccgccgccggcccgggCGCCCATCcaggccccgccgccgccgcccgcgcccgccGGCCCGGGAAGTTTGCGCGCGACCCGGGCGGGCGCCGGCTGCAGCGGGGGCTCGGGGCGCGGGCGCCGACGGCGCGGATGGCGGGCGCGAGGGCGGGCGGCGGCTCCGGCGCGGGGTAGTCGGTGGCGGCTCCGGGGCCGGTCGGAGCGGCGCCGCGCCGCGCGGGCCGgacgcgctgataaccgcggggCCCCCAGGCGGCGCGCGCGCTGATTGGCTGCCGGCGACCGCGGCCCGTCCATTGGCCAGCGCCCCCGCCGTCTGCGCGCGCCCCCGCTGGCCGCGCACTCCATGAAGGGCCCATTAGCCCGGCAGGTACCTCCCGGGCTGTAAATTTGCTGCCTGATTTATCTCCCCGGGGACGAAATAAATCCCGTTGGATGGGAGTTTAGTTAGGCAAAGGTTTTAGTgggaaatcaggaaaaaatacGAGAACATATTTTATCACCGAAAGAATGCAGATTTGAGGATCCCCTTGGCACACTCCGTGCGCCCCACTCGGTGAAGAGGCACAGGCGGGAGGGCGTGGGGATTCAGCAGGCACCTTCGGGGTCACAGTCCGCGCCCCGCCTTGCGGCTTCCCGGCCGCCCCGGGCTCAGGTTTGAGGGAGGAACGAAAACATTTCCGGGAACATTCTCCTCTGGGATGCAGAAGGGCGGAGGAAGCGGGACGTCAGAGTCCACGGGCCGAATGCTAGACTTGGCCCGCGAGAATCTGCGCTGGTTTCACCAACCAATGGCTGGCGCCGTGGCGAGGCCTGTCCCGGGGCCACACGCGAGGCTGCCGAGTCGCGCGCGCTTGCCGGAGGGGCGGTTCCcggtcccctccctgccctcgggACTGTACACTGCCGGGTCAGGGCGCGGGGACCGCCCGGGCCTCCCGGTCAGGCGTTTCCCGGCCGCGAAGTCGCAGCTTGTTCCCCGGAGGCAACCTGAGTCCGGAGCTTGGACCTGGGCGCCGCGACCTAGGGCACAGCCGTTCCCTCGTGAAGCGCGGCCCGAGCCGGCGGTCGGGGACCCTGGCAGGCTCAGAGTCCGGGTCCCAAGGCGTGCGGGGCAACGCTCAGGGCCTTAACGTGGGTGC
This window contains:
- the NKX6-2 gene encoding homeobox protein Nkx-6.2; the encoded protein is MGPSWSARPAGARADGGGAGQWTGRGRRQPISARAAWGPRGYQRVRPARRGAAPTGPGAATDYPAPEPPPALAPAIRAVGARAPSPRCSRRPPGSRANFPGRRARAAAAGPGWAPGPAAAAPMDANRPGAFVLSSAPLAALHNMAEMKTSLFPYALQGPAGFKAPALGGLGAQLPLGTPHGISDILGRPVGATGGGLLGGLPRLNGLASSAGVYFGPAAAVARGYPKPLAELPGRPPIFWPGVVQGSPWRDPRLAGPAQASGVMDKDGKKKHSRPTFSGQQIFALEKTFEQTKYLAGPERARLAYSLGMTESQVKVWFQNRRTKWRKRHAAEMASAKKKQDSDAEKLKVGGSDAEDDDEYNRPLDPNSDDEKITRLLKKHKPSNLALVSPCGGGAGDAS